A DNA window from Parabacteroides johnsonii DSM 18315 contains the following coding sequences:
- a CDS encoding IS110 family transposase gives MNYSHFVGLDVGKKTFDASLMSADEKELSHKSFDNTSEGIQSLLDWIAGYHLSLSQLLFCAENMGSYVTELSVSSVSMGFSQALVCPLTIKKSIGLQRGKNDRIDTKRIANYAVLHYRKLELYKLPNKDLVRLRGWIIIRDNLVKQKVSSIKLLETFSQMAKLADVTESIFFGRAAQVDKRKDPGSGRRYGATNSRQYIALHKLLAIKKYKRNRNYQCHCITVCY, from the coding sequence ATGAATTATTCTCATTTTGTAGGTCTTGATGTAGGGAAAAAAACTTTCGATGCATCATTAATGTCTGCAGACGAAAAAGAGTTGTCTCACAAGTCTTTTGATAACACATCAGAAGGGATCCAATCTTTATTGGATTGGATAGCAGGTTATCATCTCTCTTTATCCCAACTCTTGTTCTGTGCTGAAAACATGGGAAGCTATGTCACAGAGTTATCTGTTTCCAGTGTCTCCATGGGATTTTCCCAGGCTTTGGTTTGCCCGTTGACCATCAAGAAGTCCATAGGCTTGCAACGAGGCAAAAATGACCGCATTGACACCAAAAGGATAGCGAACTATGCGGTATTACATTATCGAAAATTAGAGTTATACAAATTACCTAACAAAGACTTGGTGAGACTGCGGGGATGGATTATTATACGTGACAATTTGGTCAAGCAAAAAGTATCAAGCATAAAGTTATTGGAAACATTCTCCCAGATGGCTAAGTTGGCTGATGTGACAGAATCCATTTTTTTTGGAAGAGCAGCTCAAGTCGATAAAAGAAAAGATCCTGGAAGTGGAAGAAGATATGGAGCAACTAATAGCCGCCAGTACATCGCTTTACACAAACTACTTGCTATTAAGAAGTATAAAAGGAATAGGAATTATCAATGCCATTGTATTACTGTGTGTTACTGA
- a CDS encoding LysR family transcriptional regulator has protein sequence MDFRLKVFHSVATNLSFTKASKELFISQPAISKHIHELEVQYKTPLFDRVGSRIGLTHAGELLLSHTKQLLAAYRQMDFEMNLLTDNFAGELRLGASTTISQYVLPPVLASFIKKFPEIKVSLLNGNSRDIEQALREGKITLGLVEGTAHQSTLHYTPFMKDELVVVAHTGCSLAAYDEISLEQLRTLPLVLRENGSGTLDVVEAALAEHQIKLSQLNVLLQMGSTESIKLFLENSEALGIVSIRAVTRELMSGRLKVIEVDGFHAERMFTFAEPQGQNGGVEESFIRYACQNWR, from the coding sequence ATGGATTTCCGTCTGAAAGTATTTCATAGCGTAGCTACGAATTTGAGCTTTACGAAAGCGTCGAAAGAACTGTTTATCAGCCAGCCGGCTATCAGTAAACATATTCATGAATTGGAGGTGCAATATAAAACACCGTTGTTTGATCGTGTGGGAAGTCGTATCGGGTTGACCCATGCCGGAGAATTGCTGCTGTCGCATACGAAACAGCTGTTGGCTGCATACCGGCAGATGGACTTCGAGATGAATCTGTTGACGGATAATTTTGCAGGGGAACTGCGGTTGGGGGCAAGTACGACGATATCCCAATATGTGCTGCCGCCTGTTCTTGCCTCTTTTATCAAGAAGTTTCCGGAGATAAAAGTCTCTTTGCTGAACGGGAACAGCCGTGATATCGAACAGGCGTTGCGGGAAGGAAAGATCACCCTCGGTCTGGTCGAAGGAACGGCACATCAGAGTACGCTTCACTATACGCCTTTTATGAAAGACGAACTGGTCGTCGTGGCGCATACGGGCTGCTCGCTGGCGGCCTATGACGAGATTTCGCTCGAACAACTCCGTACGCTACCTCTTGTCCTGCGAGAAAACGGTTCGGGGACGCTCGATGTGGTGGAAGCTGCTCTGGCGGAACATCAGATTAAACTTTCGCAACTGAATGTATTGTTGCAAATGGGGAGTACGGAAAGTATAAAGCTGTTTTTGGAAAACTCCGAGGCGTTGGGAATTGTTTCTATTCGTGCCGTAACCCGCGAATTGATGTCCGGCAGGCTGAAGGTGATCGAAGTGGACGGGTTCCATGCCGAACGGATGTTTACCTTTGCCGAGCCGCAGGGACAGAACGGGGGAGTGGAAGAGAGCTTTATCCGATATGCCTGCCAAAACTGGCGATAA
- a CDS encoding YeiH family protein encodes MFSEKRSNVLHGILLIALFSCSAFYIAEFPFVKNLSFSPLIVGILLGMVYANSLRNHLPETWVPGILFCTKQVLRAGIVLYGFRLTFQSVVEIGLPAILIDAIIVTATIFIGLFVGRLLKMDRDLALLTSTGSAICGAAAVLGAEPVVKSEPHKTAVAVSTVVIFGTLSMFIYPALYRAGILDLTPEQMGLYTGSTLHEVAHVVGAGNAMGKEISDTAIIVKMIRVMMLAPVLVIMSFALARTAVKVVSDGVKGTAAATAKRGKITIPWFAFGFLAVIGFNSFDLLPHTVVDGINHIDTFMLTMAMTALGTETSIEKFKKAGAKPFILAAVLYIWLLGGGYLLAKYLV; translated from the coding sequence ATGTTTAGCGAAAAAAGGAGTAACGTACTTCATGGCATTCTGTTGATCGCCCTTTTCTCTTGTTCTGCTTTTTACATTGCAGAGTTTCCCTTTGTCAAAAATCTATCCTTCAGCCCTCTGATTGTCGGTATCCTGTTGGGGATGGTATATGCGAACAGTTTACGCAACCATCTGCCTGAGACATGGGTGCCCGGTATTTTGTTTTGTACGAAGCAGGTACTGCGTGCCGGTATCGTGTTGTATGGTTTCAGGCTGACATTTCAAAGCGTGGTCGAGATCGGGCTTCCGGCCATACTGATCGATGCGATTATAGTGACGGCTACCATCTTTATAGGTTTGTTTGTCGGGCGTTTGCTGAAGATGGATAGGGATCTCGCTTTGCTGACATCCACCGGTAGTGCGATCTGTGGAGCTGCTGCTGTATTGGGAGCTGAGCCGGTCGTGAAAAGTGAGCCGCATAAAACAGCGGTGGCTGTCTCGACGGTCGTTATTTTCGGAACTTTGTCAATGTTTATCTATCCGGCCCTATACCGTGCAGGCATATTGGACCTGACGCCTGAACAGATGGGACTTTATACCGGATCGACTTTGCACGAGGTGGCGCACGTCGTGGGAGCGGGGAATGCGATGGGAAAGGAAATTTCGGATACAGCCATTATCGTGAAAATGATTCGTGTCATGATGTTGGCTCCTGTCTTGGTGATAATGAGTTTTGCTTTGGCACGTACCGCCGTGAAAGTTGTATCCGATGGCGTAAAGGGAACGGCAGCCGCTACCGCAAAACGGGGCAAGATCACGATTCCTTGGTTCGCTTTCGGTTTCCTGGCCGTGATCGGTTTTAATTCCTTTGACCTGTTGCCTCATACGGTTGTGGATGGGATCAATCATATAGATACATTTATGTTGACGATGGCTATGACGGCATTGGGTACGGAAACCAGCATCGAGAAGTTTAAGAAAGCCGGAGCGAAACCTTTTATTTTGGCGGCAGTATTGTATATCTGGTTGTTAGGCGGCGGCTATTTATTGGCGAAGTATTTGGTTTAA
- a CDS encoding transglycosylase domain-containing protein has translation MASKITKGIIISFWVLFAIAVGAVVVLFSAIAKGSIGYMPPVEQLENPIDKYASQVVSADGKTLGIYAHSQDNRIMVNYNDLSPDLVKALIATEDVRFAEHSGIDAQGLFRAVVKRGILMQKSGGGGSTITQQLAKQLFSPSVDNMMERLFQKPIEWVIAVQLERYYTKEEIINMYLNKFDFLYNAVGIQSAARVYFGKTPKTLKIEEAATLVGMCKNPSYFNPRRHNERTRGRRNTVLEQMQKAGYITQAECDSLKALPLTLHFSRMDHKEGLAPYFREYLRLFLTAKKPERKNYRGWQMQQFREDSVAWETNPAYGWCNKNKKADGEFYNLYTDGLKIYTTIDSRMQKYAEDAVREHIGGYLQPAFFKEKRGKSYAPFSRDLRQGEVDTIFMHAMHQTDRYRAMKKAGASEKEIKAAFNEPVEMRVFSWGGAIDTTMSPLDSIRYHKSFLRTGFMSMDPRTGHVKAYVGGIDYNDFQYDMVNGGRRQIGSTIKPYLYSLAMIEGISPCDEMLHVQQRLTDENGRLWEPRNSNKKRIGEMVSVQWGLQNSDNWVTAWLMSQLSPYTFVRLLHSFGLKNEMDPVVSICLGTPDVSVGEMVSGYTTFANKGIRVEPLYVTRIEDAYGNTIANFNSQMSEVLTEDASYKMLHMLKNVIDGGTGGRIRARYGITAPMGGKTGTTQNNSDGWFMGFTPSLVSGVWVGGEDRSIHFDRMSEGQGASMALPIYGLYMQKVYADKTLGYSQEEDFDIPEQYQDPCKMTTEEERKQTPTDVGGIDKMFE, from the coding sequence GTGGCTTCAAAGATAACAAAAGGTATTATAATTTCGTTCTGGGTGTTGTTTGCCATAGCGGTAGGTGCTGTAGTTGTATTGTTTTCAGCAATAGCTAAAGGCTCGATAGGCTATATGCCGCCGGTCGAACAGCTTGAAAATCCGATTGATAAATATGCTTCGCAAGTTGTGTCTGCCGATGGGAAAACACTCGGTATCTATGCACATAGCCAAGATAACCGCATCATGGTCAATTACAACGATCTCTCGCCCGATTTGGTGAAGGCGTTGATCGCGACGGAAGATGTTCGCTTTGCCGAACATAGCGGTATCGACGCGCAGGGACTGTTTCGTGCAGTTGTCAAGCGAGGCATTTTGATGCAGAAAAGTGGTGGCGGCGGCAGTACCATTACGCAGCAATTGGCAAAACAGTTGTTTTCTCCAAGCGTTGACAATATGATGGAACGTCTGTTCCAGAAACCGATCGAATGGGTGATTGCCGTCCAGCTTGAACGTTATTATACGAAAGAAGAGATCATCAATATGTATCTGAACAAGTTCGACTTCCTATATAATGCTGTGGGAATCCAGTCTGCTGCCCGTGTTTATTTCGGAAAGACACCCAAGACGTTGAAGATCGAGGAAGCGGCGACACTTGTCGGAATGTGTAAGAACCCCTCTTATTTTAATCCCAGACGCCATAACGAGCGGACACGCGGACGGCGCAATACGGTTTTGGAGCAAATGCAGAAAGCCGGCTATATAACGCAGGCGGAATGTGACTCGCTGAAAGCTTTGCCACTCACGCTCCATTTTAGCCGTATGGACCACAAGGAAGGATTGGCTCCTTATTTCCGCGAATATCTGCGCCTGTTTTTGACGGCGAAGAAGCCCGAACGTAAAAACTACCGGGGATGGCAGATGCAACAATTCAGGGAAGATTCGGTTGCTTGGGAAACAAATCCGGCATATGGTTGGTGTAACAAGAACAAAAAAGCCGATGGCGAATTTTATAATTTGTATACGGATGGTTTGAAAATATATACGACCATCGATTCCCGTATGCAGAAATATGCCGAGGATGCCGTCCGTGAGCATATCGGAGGTTATCTTCAGCCTGCATTTTTCAAAGAGAAGAGAGGAAAAAGTTATGCACCGTTCTCCCGTGACTTACGTCAAGGTGAGGTGGATACGATCTTTATGCACGCTATGCACCAGACGGACCGCTATCGTGCCATGAAGAAGGCGGGAGCGAGTGAGAAAGAGATAAAGGCTGCCTTCAACGAACCGGTCGAGATGCGTGTGTTCAGTTGGGGGGGAGCTATAGATACGACGATGTCGCCATTGGATTCGATTCGTTATCATAAGAGTTTCCTGCGTACCGGTTTCATGTCGATGGACCCGCGCACCGGCCATGTGAAAGCTTATGTGGGTGGTATTGATTATAATGATTTCCAATATGATATGGTAAATGGAGGCCGTCGCCAGATAGGTTCGACCATTAAACCTTACCTCTATTCCCTTGCCATGATCGAAGGAATCAGTCCATGTGACGAGATGCTGCACGTACAACAGCGTCTGACCGATGAGAACGGACGGCTTTGGGAACCCCGTAACTCGAATAAGAAACGGATCGGTGAGATGGTCTCTGTTCAGTGGGGGTTGCAGAATTCCGATAACTGGGTGACGGCTTGGTTGATGAGCCAGTTATCTCCCTATACGTTTGTCCGTCTGCTGCATTCGTTCGGATTGAAGAACGAAATGGACCCAGTGGTTTCGATTTGCTTGGGGACGCCGGATGTATCGGTCGGTGAAATGGTAAGTGGTTATACGACTTTTGCTAACAAGGGCATACGGGTCGAACCTTTGTATGTAACCCGCATAGAGGATGCTTACGGCAACACGATTGCGAATTTCAATTCGCAGATGAGTGAGGTCTTGACGGAAGATGCTTCTTATAAGATGCTTCACATGTTGAAAAATGTGATAGACGGTGGTACAGGCGGCCGTATCCGTGCCCGTTATGGCATTACAGCGCCGATGGGAGGAAAGACCGGTACGACGCAGAATAACTCCGATGGCTGGTTTATGGGCTTTACGCCGAGCTTGGTGTCCGGTGTCTGGGTCGGAGGTGAAGACCGCTCTATTCATTTCGACCGGATGTCGGAAGGACAGGGAGCCAGTATGGCTCTGCCGATCTATGGGCTTTATATGCAGAAAGTCTATGCCGACAAAACGTTGGGTTATTCGCAGGAAGAAGATTTCGATATTCCCGAACAATATCAGGATCCGTGCAAGATGACCACCGAAGAGGAACGGAAGCAGACGCCGACAGATGTGGGGGGTATCGATAAGATGTTTGAGTAG